The following proteins are co-located in the Pseudomonas sp. DY-1 genome:
- a CDS encoding CoA transferase subunit B, producing MALTREQMAQRVARELKDGYYVNLGIGIPTLVANYVPEGMEVMLQSENGLLGMGAFPTDAEVDADMINAGKQTVTAVKGASIFSSAESFAMIRGGHVDLTVLGAFEVDVQGNIASWMIPGKLVKGMGGAMDLVAGADNIIVTMTHASKEGESKLLESCSLPLTGAGCIRKVLTDLAYLEIENGAFILRETAPGVSIAEIAEKTAGRLIVPDDVVEMTF from the coding sequence ATGGCACTGACCCGCGAACAGATGGCCCAGCGCGTGGCCCGCGAACTGAAAGACGGCTACTACGTGAACCTGGGGATCGGCATCCCGACCCTGGTCGCCAACTACGTGCCCGAAGGCATGGAAGTGATGCTGCAGTCCGAGAACGGCCTGCTGGGCATGGGCGCGTTCCCTACCGACGCTGAAGTCGACGCCGACATGATCAACGCCGGCAAGCAGACCGTAACCGCGGTGAAGGGTGCTTCTATCTTCTCCTCCGCCGAGTCCTTCGCGATGATCCGTGGCGGTCACGTGGACCTCACCGTGCTCGGTGCGTTCGAAGTGGACGTGCAGGGCAACATCGCCTCCTGGATGATCCCGGGCAAGCTGGTCAAGGGTATGGGCGGCGCCATGGACCTGGTGGCCGGTGCCGACAACATCATCGTCACCATGACCCATGCGTCCAAGGAGGGTGAGTCCAAGCTGCTGGAGAGCTGCTCGCTGCCGCTGACCGGCGCCGGCTGCATCCGCAAGGTGCTGACCGACCTGGCTTACCTGGAGATCGAGAATGGCGCTTTCATCCTGCGTGAAACCGCACCGGGTGTGAGCATCGCCGAGATCGCCGAGAAAACCGCCGGCCGCCTGATCGTCCCGGACGACGTGGTCGAAATGACGTTCTGA
- a CDS encoding acetyl-CoA C-acetyltransferase produces MQDVVIVAATRTAIGSFQGALANIPAHELGAAVIRQLLAQTGLKGEQVDEVILGQVLTAGAGQNPARQAAILAGLPVEVPAMSLNKLCGSGLKALHLGIQAIRCGDAEVIIAGGQESMSLAPYILPAARTGMRMGHAKALDSMIHDGLTDAFNGYHMGVTAENLVEKYGLTREQQDAFAAASQQKAAAAIEAGRFKDEITPILIPQKKGDPVAFDTDEGPRAGTTAESLAKLKPAFKKDGSVTAGNASTLNDGAAAVVLMSANKAESLGLPVLARIKAYANSGVDPAIMGIGPVTATRRCLDKAGWNLADLDLIEANEAFAAQSLSVGKELGWDMAKVNVNGGAIALGHPIGASGCRVLVSLLHEMIKRDAKKGLATLCIGGGMGVSLAIER; encoded by the coding sequence ATGCAAGACGTCGTAATCGTTGCCGCCACCCGTACCGCCATTGGCAGCTTCCAGGGTGCCCTGGCCAACATTCCCGCCCATGAACTGGGTGCTGCCGTAATCCGTCAGCTGCTGGCCCAGACCGGTTTGAAAGGCGAGCAGGTCGATGAAGTGATCCTCGGCCAGGTACTCACCGCCGGTGCCGGCCAGAACCCGGCGCGCCAGGCCGCCATCCTCGCCGGCCTGCCCGTCGAAGTACCGGCCATGAGCCTGAACAAGCTCTGCGGCTCTGGCCTCAAGGCCCTGCACCTGGGCATCCAGGCGATTCGCTGCGGTGATGCCGAAGTGATCATCGCCGGCGGCCAGGAAAGCATGAGTCTGGCGCCCTACATCCTTCCGGCAGCCCGCACCGGCATGCGCATGGGCCACGCCAAGGCCCTGGACAGCATGATCCATGACGGCCTGACCGACGCCTTCAACGGCTATCACATGGGCGTTACCGCCGAAAACCTGGTGGAGAAGTACGGCCTGACCCGCGAGCAGCAGGACGCTTTCGCCGCCGCTTCCCAGCAGAAGGCCGCCGCCGCCATCGAGGCCGGGCGTTTCAAGGATGAGATCACCCCCATCCTGATTCCGCAGAAGAAGGGCGACCCCGTCGCCTTCGACACCGACGAAGGCCCGCGTGCCGGCACCACCGCCGAGTCCCTGGCCAAGCTGAAGCCAGCCTTCAAGAAGGACGGCAGCGTCACTGCCGGCAATGCCTCCACCCTCAACGATGGCGCTGCCGCTGTGGTGCTGATGAGCGCCAACAAGGCCGAGTCCCTGGGGCTGCCGGTGCTGGCGCGGATCAAGGCCTACGCTAACTCCGGCGTCGACCCGGCCATCATGGGCATCGGCCCGGTGACCGCTACCCGTCGTTGCCTGGACAAGGCCGGCTGGAACCTCGCTGACCTGGACCTGATCGAAGCCAACGAAGCCTTCGCCGCGCAGTCGCTGTCGGTCGGCAAGGAGCTGGGTTGGGACATGGCCAAGGTCAACGTCAACGGCGGCGCCATCGCCCTGGGTCACCCCATCGGCGCTTCCGGCTGCCGCGTACTGGTGAGCCTGCTGCACGAAATGATCAAGCGCGACGCGAAGAAGGGTCTTGCCACCCTCTGCATCGGTGGTGGCATGGGCGTGTCCCTGGCCATCGAGCGCTAA
- a CDS encoding short-chain fatty acid transporter — protein MATQLQESRSARFAMRCSAWAERWFPDSWVFAAVAVLLVTVAALGMGAPASQAAKAFGDGFWSLIPFTMQMAFVVIGGYVVASSGPASRLIDLLARVPKNGRSAVCWVALISMVASLLNWGLSLVFGGLLVRALARREELKMDYRAAGAAAYLGLGAVWALGLSSSAAQLQANPASLPPSILAITGVIPFTETIFLWQSGVMLLALVVVSLIIAYMTAPSAASARDAKACGIDPSFTAPPQVKPTRPGEWLEHSPLLIILLVALAGGWLAQEFASKPAITAISGLNTYNLLFIMAGALLHWRPRSFLDAVARAVPTTTGVLIQFPLYGSIAAIMTTVNGSDGQTLAHHISTFFVQIANHDTYALLMGVYSAVLGFFIPSGGGKWIIEAPYVMQVANELQYHLGWSVQIYNAAEALPNLINPFYMLPLLGVLGLKARDLIGFSFVQLLVHIPLVMVLLWALGTTLTYVPPVMP, from the coding sequence ATGGCCACACAACTTCAAGAAAGCCGCTCAGCACGCTTTGCCATGCGTTGCTCCGCCTGGGCGGAACGCTGGTTCCCCGACTCCTGGGTCTTCGCCGCAGTTGCCGTACTGCTGGTTACCGTCGCTGCCTTGGGCATGGGTGCCCCGGCCAGCCAGGCCGCCAAGGCCTTCGGCGACGGATTCTGGAGCCTGATTCCCTTCACCATGCAAATGGCCTTCGTGGTCATTGGTGGCTACGTGGTCGCCAGCTCCGGCCCGGCCTCGCGCCTGATCGACCTGTTGGCACGCGTGCCGAAGAACGGCCGTTCTGCCGTGTGCTGGGTGGCGCTGATCTCCATGGTCGCGTCACTGTTGAACTGGGGCCTCTCCCTGGTGTTCGGAGGCCTGCTGGTACGCGCGCTGGCCCGCCGTGAAGAGCTCAAGATGGACTACCGAGCCGCCGGTGCCGCCGCCTACCTGGGCCTGGGCGCCGTGTGGGCACTGGGGCTTTCGTCCTCGGCCGCGCAGCTGCAGGCCAACCCGGCCAGCTTACCGCCGTCGATCCTCGCCATCACTGGCGTGATCCCCTTCACCGAAACCATCTTCCTCTGGCAGTCGGGCGTGATGCTGCTGGCGCTGGTCGTCGTGTCGCTGATCATTGCCTACATGACCGCACCCAGTGCCGCCAGCGCCCGTGACGCCAAGGCCTGCGGCATTGACCCAAGCTTCACCGCACCGCCGCAGGTCAAGCCGACCCGTCCGGGCGAATGGCTGGAACACAGCCCATTGCTGATCATCCTGCTGGTGGCTCTGGCGGGAGGCTGGCTGGCCCAGGAGTTCGCCAGCAAGCCGGCGATCACCGCCATCTCCGGCCTGAACACCTACAACCTGTTGTTCATCATGGCTGGCGCTTTGCTGCACTGGCGCCCGCGCAGCTTCCTGGATGCCGTGGCCCGCGCTGTGCCCACCACCACCGGCGTGCTGATCCAGTTCCCGCTGTACGGCTCCATCGCCGCCATCATGACTACCGTGAACGGCAGTGACGGTCAGACCCTGGCACACCACATCTCCACCTTCTTCGTGCAGATCGCCAACCACGACACCTATGCGCTGCTGATGGGGGTGTATTCGGCCGTACTGGGCTTCTTCATCCCATCCGGTGGCGGCAAGTGGATCATCGAGGCGCCCTATGTGATGCAGGTGGCCAATGAGCTGCAATACCACCTGGGCTGGTCGGTGCAGATCTACAACGCCGCCGAGGCGCTGCCGAACCTGATCAACCCGTTCTACATGCTGCCTCTGCTGGGCGTTCTGGGCCTGAAGGCGCGCGATCTGATCGGCTTCTCCTTCGTCCAGTTGCTGGTGCACATCCCGCTGGTGATGGTGCTGCTGTGGGCGCTGGGTACAACGCTGACGTATGTGCCGCCGGTCATGCCCTGA
- a CDS encoding hydroxymethylglutaryl-CoA lyase, which produces MTIPSKVRLVEVGPRDGLQNEKHPISVADKVRLVDDLTAAGLGYVEVGSFVSPKWVPQMAGSAEVFAQIQRKAGVTYAALAPNLKGFEAAVEAGVKEVAVFAAASESFSQKNINCSIAESLERFLPVMEAAKANGISVRGYVSCVLGCPYDGEVPAEQVAAVAAELYAMGCYEVSLGDTIGTGTAGATRHLINVVGTRVPRDRLAGHFHDTFGQAVANIHASLLEGIAVFDSSVAGLGGCPYAKGATGNVATEDVLYLLNGMGIETGIDMGRLVDAGQRICAVLGKENGSRVARAILAKRG; this is translated from the coding sequence ATGACTATTCCCAGCAAGGTTCGCCTGGTCGAAGTCGGCCCGCGCGATGGCCTGCAGAACGAGAAACACCCCATCAGCGTCGCCGATAAGGTGCGCCTGGTGGACGATCTCACCGCCGCCGGCCTCGGCTATGTCGAAGTCGGCAGTTTCGTATCGCCCAAGTGGGTGCCGCAGATGGCAGGTTCCGCCGAAGTCTTCGCGCAGATTCAGCGCAAGGCCGGCGTGACCTACGCGGCTCTGGCGCCGAACCTGAAAGGCTTCGAAGCCGCGGTGGAAGCTGGAGTGAAGGAAGTGGCGGTGTTCGCCGCCGCATCCGAGTCCTTCTCGCAGAAGAACATCAACTGCTCGATCGCCGAGAGCCTGGAACGTTTCCTGCCGGTGATGGAAGCGGCCAAGGCCAATGGCATCAGCGTGCGTGGCTACGTGTCCTGCGTGCTGGGCTGTCCCTATGACGGTGAGGTGCCCGCCGAGCAGGTGGCCGCCGTCGCCGCCGAGCTCTACGCCATGGGCTGCTACGAAGTTTCCCTGGGCGACACCATCGGCACCGGCACCGCCGGCGCAACCCGCCACCTGATCAACGTGGTGGGTACCCGCGTGCCGCGCGACAGGCTCGCCGGTCACTTCCACGACACCTTCGGCCAGGCCGTGGCGAACATTCATGCCAGCCTGTTGGAAGGCATCGCCGTGTTCGACAGCTCGGTCGCGGGGCTGGGCGGTTGCCCCTATGCCAAGGGCGCTACCGGCAACGTCGCCACCGAGGACGTGCTCTACCTGCTCAATGGCATGGGCATCGAGACCGGCATCGACATGGGCAGGCTGGTGGACGCCGGCCAACGCATCTGCGCAGTGCTCGGCAAGGAAAATGGCTCGCGGGTGGCGCGGGCCATTCTGGCGAAGAGGGGCTGA
- a CDS encoding acetyl/propionyl/methylcrotonyl-CoA carboxylase subunit alpha gives MITTLLIANRGEIACRVMRTAKALGIRTVAVHSAIDRNARHVREADIAVDLGGAKPAESYLLVDKLIAAAKASGAQAIHPGYGFLSENAGFARAIADAGLIFLGPPATAIDAMGSKSAAKALMEAAGVPLVPGYHGEAQDLETFRTAAERIGYPVLLKAAAGGGGKGMKVVERESELAEALASAQREAQSAFGDSRMLVEKYVLKPRHVEIQVFADSHGNCLYLNERDCSIQRRHQKVVEEAPAPGLSPEIRKAMGESAVRAAQAIGYVGAGTVEFLLDERGDFFFMEMNTRLQVEHPVTEAITGLDLVAWQIRVARGEALPITQEQVPLIGHAIEVRLYAEDPDQDFLPASGRLALYREANAGPGRRVDSGVAEGDEVSPFYDPMLAKLIAWGENREEARQRLLAMLDETAVGGFKTNLAFLRRVLAHPAFAEAELDTGFIARHQEQLLPAPTALPPAFWQVAGEAFRQGEAERVRGDDPHSPWSRNSGWRAGLPSETDLHLACGDERQVVRLRGTAASPIQLKGEQITLEQDGLRRQHLAIRRGENLYLEWNGELRSVTRVDPIEEVEASHAHHGGLTAPMNGSIVRVLVEAGQKVEAGTALVVLEAMKMEHSIRAPHDGVVKALYCTEGELVNEGTALVELEEA, from the coding sequence ATGATCACCACCCTGCTGATCGCCAACCGCGGTGAGATTGCCTGCCGCGTCATGCGCACTGCCAAGGCGCTGGGTATCCGAACCGTCGCCGTGCACAGCGCCATCGACCGCAACGCCCGCCATGTGCGCGAAGCCGATATCGCCGTCGACCTGGGTGGCGCCAAGCCAGCGGAAAGCTACCTGCTGGTGGACAAGCTGATCGCCGCCGCCAAGGCCAGCGGCGCACAGGCCATCCACCCCGGCTACGGTTTCCTCTCGGAGAACGCCGGTTTCGCCCGCGCCATCGCTGATGCCGGGCTGATCTTCCTTGGCCCGCCGGCCACCGCCATCGACGCCATGGGCAGCAAGTCCGCCGCCAAAGCGCTGATGGAAGCCGCCGGCGTACCGCTGGTGCCCGGCTACCACGGCGAAGCCCAGGACCTGGAAACCTTCCGCACCGCCGCCGAACGCATCGGCTACCCGGTGCTGCTGAAAGCCGCCGCGGGTGGCGGCGGTAAGGGCATGAAGGTGGTCGAGCGTGAAAGCGAACTGGCCGAAGCGCTGGCCTCCGCCCAGCGTGAAGCCCAGTCCGCCTTTGGCGACTCGCGCATGTTGGTGGAGAAGTACGTCCTCAAGCCGCGCCACGTGGAAATCCAGGTGTTCGCCGACAGCCATGGCAACTGCCTGTACCTGAACGAGCGCGATTGCTCCATCCAGCGCCGTCACCAGAAAGTCGTGGAAGAAGCGCCCGCGCCCGGCCTCTCGCCGGAAATCCGCAAGGCCATGGGTGAGTCCGCCGTGCGCGCCGCCCAGGCCATCGGTTACGTGGGTGCGGGCACCGTGGAATTCCTGCTGGATGAACGCGGCGACTTCTTCTTCATGGAGATGAACACCCGCCTGCAAGTGGAGCACCCGGTTACCGAAGCCATCACCGGCCTGGACCTGGTGGCCTGGCAGATTCGCGTTGCTCGTGGTGAAGCGCTGCCCATCACCCAGGAACAGGTGCCACTGATCGGGCACGCCATCGAAGTGCGCCTCTATGCCGAAGACCCGGACCAGGACTTCCTGCCCGCCAGCGGCCGCCTCGCCCTCTACCGCGAAGCCAACGCCGGCCCAGGCCGTCGTGTGGACAGCGGTGTGGCCGAAGGCGACGAGGTATCGCCCTTCTACGACCCGATGCTGGCCAAGCTGATCGCCTGGGGCGAGAACCGCGAAGAAGCCCGTCAACGCCTGCTGGCGATGCTCGACGAAACCGCCGTGGGCGGCTTCAAGACCAACCTGGCCTTCCTGCGTCGCGTACTGGCCCATCCGGCCTTCGCCGAGGCGGAACTGGACACCGGCTTCATCGCCCGTCACCAGGAGCAGCTGCTTCCCGCCCCGACCGCCCTGCCCCCGGCCTTCTGGCAGGTGGCTGGCGAAGCCTTCCGCCAGGGCGAAGCCGAGCGCGTGCGCGGCGACGACCCGCACTCTCCCTGGAGCCGCAACAGCGGCTGGCGCGCTGGCCTGCCGAGCGAAACCGACCTGCACCTGGCCTGCGGCGACGAGCGCCAGGTGGTGCGCCTGCGCGGCACCGCCGCCAGCCCGATCCAGCTCAAGGGCGAACAGATCACCCTGGAGCAGGACGGCCTGCGCCGCCAGCACCTGGCGATCCGTCGCGGTGAAAACCTCTACCTGGAATGGAACGGCGAACTGCGCAGCGTCACCCGCGTCGACCCCATCGAGGAAGTGGAAGCCAGCCACGCCCATCACGGCGGGCTGACGGCGCCCATGAACGGCAGTATCGTGCGCGTCCTGGTGGAGGCCGGCCAGAAAGTCGAGGCCGGTACCGCCCTGGTGGTGCTCGAAGCCATGAAGATGGAACACAGCATCCGCGCGCCCCACGACGGCGTGGTCAAGGCGCTGTATTGCACCGAGGGCGAGCTGGTCAACGAAGGCACCGCGCTGGTGGAGCTGGAGGAGGCCTGA
- a CDS encoding gamma-carboxygeranoyl-CoA hydratase — MTDFTTLQLDFADNGVATLWLNRPEKNNAFNAGMIRELILALDAIKDQGKVRFLILRGRGRHFSAGADLAWMQESAQLDYNANLDDSRELAELMYNLYHLKVPTLAVVQGAAFGGALGLISCCDMAIGAVDAQFSLSEVRIGLAPAVISPFVVQAIGERAARRYALTAERFSGERARELGLLAECYPAEELDQALEAWTANLLQNSPQAMSATKDLLREVGSGVLSPNLRRYTESAIARIRVSPEGQEGLRAFLEKRKPSWQEQ, encoded by the coding sequence ATGACCGACTTCACCACCCTGCAACTGGACTTCGCCGACAACGGCGTCGCCACCCTCTGGCTCAACCGCCCGGAGAAGAACAACGCCTTCAACGCCGGGATGATCCGCGAACTGATCCTCGCCCTGGACGCCATCAAGGACCAGGGCAAGGTGCGCTTCCTGATCCTGCGCGGCCGTGGCCGGCATTTCTCCGCCGGTGCGGACCTGGCCTGGATGCAGGAATCCGCCCAGCTCGACTACAACGCCAACCTCGACGATTCCCGCGAACTGGCCGAGCTGATGTACAACCTCTACCACCTCAAGGTGCCCACCCTGGCCGTGGTGCAAGGCGCCGCCTTTGGGGGCGCTCTGGGCCTGATCAGTTGCTGCGATATGGCCATCGGTGCGGTGGACGCGCAGTTCTCCCTGTCGGAAGTGCGTATCGGCCTTGCGCCGGCAGTGATCAGCCCCTTCGTGGTCCAGGCCATCGGTGAACGCGCTGCGCGCCGCTATGCCCTGACCGCCGAGCGCTTCAGCGGCGAACGTGCCCGCGAACTCGGCCTGCTCGCCGAGTGCTATCCGGCCGAGGAGCTGGATCAGGCGCTGGAGGCCTGGACCGCCAATCTGCTGCAGAACAGCCCGCAGGCCATGAGCGCCACCAAGGATCTGCTGCGCGAAGTCGGTAGTGGCGTTCTCAGCCCCAACCTGCGCCGCTACACCGAAAGCGCCATCGCCCGCATCCGTGTAAGCCCCGAAGGTCAGGAGGGCCTGCGCGCCTTCCTGGAAAAACGCAAACCGTCCTGGCAGGAGCAATAA
- a CDS encoding carboxyl transferase domain-containing protein has translation MAILHTQINTRSPDFARNSAAMLEQVGALHTLLGRIHEGGGAKAQERHTSRGKLLPRERINRLLDAGSPFLEIGQLAAHEVYGEDVPAAGVVAGIGRVEGVECMIVANDATVKGGSYYPLTVKKHLRAQTIAQQNRLPCIYLVDSGGANLPRQEDVFPDREHFGRIFFNQANMSAMGIPQIAVVMGSCTAGGAYVPAMSDETIMVRNQATIFLAGPPLVKAATGEVVTAEELGGADVHCKVSGVADHYAESDEHALALARRSIANLNWRKAGEVNLRAPLAPRYASDELYGVIPADAKQPFDVREVIARLVDDSEFDEFKALFGTTLVCGFAHLHGYPIAILANNGILFAEAAQKGAHFIELACQRGIPLLFLQNITGFMVGKKYEEGGIAKHGAKLVTAVACAKVPKFTVIIGGSFGAGNYGMCGRAYDPRFLWMWPNARIGVMGAEQAAGVLTQVKREQSERAGHSLSAEDEARIKQPILEQYERQAHSYYSSARLWDDGVIDPAQTRDVLGLALSASLNAPIERTTFGVFRM, from the coding sequence ATGGCCATCCTGCACACCCAGATCAACACCCGTTCCCCGGACTTCGCCCGCAACAGCGCGGCGATGCTCGAACAGGTCGGCGCCCTGCACACCTTGCTCGGCCGCATCCATGAAGGCGGCGGCGCCAAGGCCCAGGAACGTCACACCTCGCGTGGCAAGCTGCTGCCCCGCGAACGCATCAACCGCCTGCTGGACGCCGGCTCGCCCTTCCTCGAAATCGGCCAGCTCGCCGCCCACGAGGTCTATGGCGAAGACGTACCCGCCGCTGGCGTGGTGGCCGGCATTGGCCGAGTGGAAGGCGTGGAGTGCATGATCGTGGCCAACGACGCCACGGTGAAAGGCGGCTCCTACTACCCGCTGACGGTGAAGAAGCACCTGCGCGCCCAGACCATTGCCCAGCAGAACCGCCTGCCCTGCATCTACCTGGTGGACTCCGGCGGCGCCAACCTGCCGCGCCAGGAAGACGTGTTCCCCGACCGCGAGCACTTTGGCCGCATCTTCTTCAACCAGGCCAACATGAGTGCCATGGGCATCCCGCAGATCGCCGTGGTCATGGGCTCCTGCACCGCCGGCGGCGCCTACGTGCCGGCGATGTCCGACGAAACCATCATGGTGCGCAACCAGGCCACCATCTTCCTGGCTGGTCCGCCGCTGGTGAAGGCCGCCACCGGTGAAGTGGTGACCGCCGAGGAACTGGGCGGCGCCGACGTGCACTGCAAAGTGTCCGGCGTGGCCGACCACTACGCCGAGAGCGACGAGCACGCCCTGGCGCTCGCCCGTCGCAGCATCGCCAACCTCAACTGGCGCAAGGCCGGCGAAGTGAACCTGCGCGCCCCGCTCGCCCCGCGTTACGCCAGTGACGAGCTGTACGGCGTGATCCCGGCTGACGCCAAGCAACCCTTCGACGTACGAGAAGTCATCGCCCGCCTCGTGGACGATTCCGAGTTCGATGAGTTCAAGGCGCTGTTCGGCACCACCCTGGTCTGCGGCTTCGCTCACCTGCACGGCTACCCCATCGCCATCCTCGCCAACAACGGCATTCTCTTCGCCGAGGCCGCGCAGAAAGGCGCGCACTTCATCGAGCTGGCCTGCCAGCGTGGCATCCCGCTGCTGTTCCTGCAGAACATCACCGGCTTCATGGTGGGCAAGAAGTACGAAGAAGGCGGCATCGCCAAGCACGGTGCCAAGCTGGTGACGGCAGTGGCCTGCGCCAAGGTGCCGAAGTTCACCGTGATCATCGGCGGCAGCTTCGGCGCCGGTAACTACGGCATGTGCGGCCGCGCCTATGACCCGCGCTTCCTGTGGATGTGGCCCAACGCGCGCATCGGCGTGATGGGCGCCGAGCAGGCCGCCGGTGTGCTCACCCAGGTCAAGCGCGAACAGAGCGAACGTGCCGGCCACAGCCTGAGCGCCGAGGACGAAGCGCGCATCAAGCAGCCGATCCTCGAGCAGTACGAGCGCCAGGCGCATTCGTACTACTCCAGCGCGCGGCTGTGGGACGACGGTGTGATCGATCCGGCGCAGACCCGCGACGTGCTCGGCCTGGCCCTCTCCGCCAGCCTCAACGCCCCGATCGAGCGGACCACCTTCGGCGTGTTCCGCATGTAA
- a CDS encoding isovaleryl-CoA dehydrogenase, with amino-acid sequence MSYPTLNFGLGETIDMLRDSVYQFAQAELAPRAAQIDRDNEFPMDMWRKFGDMGLLGMTVEEEYGGTNMGYLAHVVAMEEISRASASVGLSYGAHSNLCLNQIRKNGTHEQKLKYLPKLCSGEHVGALAMSEPNAGSDVVSMKLRADKKGDRYVLNGNKMWITNGPDANTYVIYAKTDVNAGSRGMTAFIVERDFKGFSRHQKLDKLGMRGSNTCELVFEDVEVPEENVLGAEGRGVAVLMSGLDYERTVLSGGPTGIMTACMDVVLPYVHERQQFKQSIGEFQLVQGKLADMYAGMNASKSYLYTVAKACDRGEESRKDAAAVILYTAEMATKMALDTIQLLGGNGYTNEYPAGRLLRDAKLYEIGAGTSEIRRMLIGRELYNETR; translated from the coding sequence ATGAGCTATCCCACTCTCAACTTCGGTCTCGGCGAGACCATCGACATGCTGCGCGACTCCGTCTATCAGTTCGCTCAAGCCGAGTTGGCCCCGCGTGCCGCTCAGATCGACCGCGATAACGAGTTCCCCATGGACATGTGGCGCAAGTTCGGCGACATGGGCCTGCTGGGCATGACCGTGGAAGAGGAGTACGGCGGCACCAACATGGGCTACCTGGCTCACGTTGTAGCCATGGAAGAGATCAGCCGCGCGTCCGCCTCGGTCGGCCTGTCCTACGGTGCCCACTCCAACCTGTGCCTCAACCAGATCCGCAAGAACGGCACTCACGAGCAGAAACTCAAGTATCTGCCCAAGCTGTGCTCCGGCGAACACGTCGGCGCGCTGGCCATGAGCGAACCCAACGCCGGCTCGGACGTAGTGTCGATGAAGCTGCGCGCCGATAAGAAAGGCGACCGCTACGTACTCAACGGCAACAAGATGTGGATCACCAACGGCCCGGACGCCAACACCTACGTGATCTACGCCAAGACCGACGTCAACGCTGGCTCGCGTGGCATGACTGCCTTCATCGTCGAGCGCGACTTCAAGGGCTTCTCCCGCCACCAGAAGCTGGACAAGCTGGGGATGCGCGGTTCCAACACCTGCGAGCTGGTGTTCGAAGACGTTGAGGTGCCGGAAGAAAACGTCCTCGGTGCGGAAGGCCGTGGCGTGGCCGTATTGATGAGCGGCCTGGACTACGAGCGTACCGTGCTCTCCGGCGGCCCGACCGGGATCATGACCGCCTGCATGGACGTAGTGCTGCCCTATGTGCACGAGCGCCAGCAGTTCAAGCAGTCCATCGGCGAATTCCAACTGGTGCAGGGCAAGCTGGCCGACATGTACGCCGGCATGAATGCCTCCAAGTCCTACCTGTACACCGTGGCCAAGGCCTGCGACCGCGGCGAGGAATCGCGCAAGGACGCAGCTGCAGTGATTCTCTATACCGCCGAAATGGCCACCAAGATGGCCCTGGACACCATCCAGCTGCTGGGCGGCAACGGCTACACCAACGAGTACCCGGCGGGCCGCCTGCTGCGTGACGCCAAGCTCTACGAGATCGGCGCCGGCACCAGCGAAATCCGCCGCATGCTGATCGGCCGCGAGCTGTACAACGAAACCCGCTGA
- a CDS encoding MerR family DNA-binding transcriptional regulator: MPTTYSISDLARELDVTTRAIRFYEEQGMLSPERRGQERIYSPKDLVALKLILRGKRIGFSLAECKELIDLYDPSSGNRKQLQTFMDKIAARRAQLEQQLLDIQQMQLELDTAEERCLAAMAETERKQGVNA, translated from the coding sequence ATGCCCACCACTTACAGCATCTCCGACCTGGCCCGCGAACTGGACGTCACCACCCGCGCCATCCGCTTCTATGAGGAGCAAGGCATGCTCAGCCCCGAGCGCCGAGGCCAGGAACGCATCTACAGCCCGAAGGACCTGGTGGCGCTGAAGCTCATCCTGCGCGGCAAGCGCATCGGTTTCTCCCTTGCCGAATGCAAGGAGCTGATCGACCTCTACGACCCCAGCAGCGGCAACCGCAAGCAGCTGCAAACCTTCATGGACAAGATCGCCGCGCGCCGCGCGCAACTTGAACAGCAACTGCTGGATATCCAGCAGATGCAGCTGGAACTGGATACGGCCGAGGAACGCTGCCTGGCGGCCATGGCTGAAACCGAACGCAAACAGGGCGTCAACGCCTGA